From a region of the Pseudanabaena sp. ABRG5-3 genome:
- a CDS encoding Uma2 family endonuclease — MTQAIAPILNLNQTDSGQIATNSVQPEVLQAIAKAKAKPEIVWESLPKNFILPDDPVESIAQPLLAAALNDSLEIAKLVTPERIVASNMALVVRINQKTIVKAPDWFYVAKVNSTWKNVIRRSYSPHIDGDTPAIAMEFLSEEETGEYSTRPTYPYGKMYFYEQILQIPIYVIFDPEDGRLEIRQLDASGKYILQSLDENGRYFIESIGLYLGTWYGTRLDQTFHWLRWWDNAGNLLLWGTEKLAQERQLLEAEKQRAEAEKQRAETEKQRAEAEKQRAETEKQRAEAEKQRAETEKQRADDAEQEILRLRQLLAEK; from the coding sequence ATGACGCAAGCGATCGCACCAATACTTAATCTTAATCAAACTGACTCTGGGCAAATCGCGACTAACTCAGTCCAACCTGAAGTACTCCAAGCGATCGCCAAAGCCAAAGCCAAGCCTGAAATCGTTTGGGAATCTTTGCCTAAAAATTTTATCCTACCCGATGATCCTGTGGAAAGCATTGCTCAGCCTCTTCTCGCCGCCGCCCTCAATGACAGCTTAGAAATCGCCAAACTTGTCACGCCAGAGCGCATTGTTGCCTCAAATATGGCGCTAGTGGTTAGAATCAATCAAAAGACCATCGTGAAAGCCCCCGATTGGTTCTATGTTGCCAAAGTAAATTCCACTTGGAAAAATGTGATCCGCCGCAGCTATAGCCCCCATATTGACGGAGATACCCCTGCGATCGCGATGGAGTTTCTCTCCGAAGAGGAAACAGGGGAATATTCCACCCGTCCCACCTATCCCTACGGCAAGATGTATTTCTACGAGCAAATTTTGCAAATTCCGATTTACGTGATTTTCGATCCTGAAGATGGACGCTTAGAAATTCGTCAATTAGACGCTTCGGGTAAATATATTTTGCAATCCCTCGATGAAAATGGTCGCTACTTCATCGAGTCCATCGGCTTATATCTTGGCACATGGTATGGCACAAGGCTCGATCAGACTTTTCATTGGCTACGATGGTGGGACAATGCAGGTAATTTACTACTCTGGGGAACAGAAAAACTTGCCCAAGAGCGACAATTACTCGAAGCCGAAAAACAACGCGCCGAAGCTGAAAAACAACGGGCTGAAACCGAAAAACAACGCGCCGAAGCTGAAAAACAACGGGCCGAAACCGAAAAACAACGCGCTGAAGCTGAAAAACAACGGGCCGAAACCGAAAAACAACGGGCTGATGATGCCGAGCAAGAAATACTACGCTTAAGACAACTGTTAGCCGAAAAATAA